A genomic stretch from Leptotrichia sp. HSP-536 includes:
- a CDS encoding exopolysaccharide biosynthesis polyprenyl glycosylphosphotransferase — MAVSGMKKNYSYLFGILMILMYFIGLLLINRGLGFTNVIVIICSMVIYYVANVYNMAGRYRLRDIVIIVGINFILVMITTFLRIFILNEAIILFGLLTMFQIIYRYIIMIGLAEKQRIVFVGENGYTEDLLESIKKDRQYKLSKFLKETDKKNMNILTEKLLNLCENKKVDIIVDFTNNLLYDTKLVDKLLQYKLSGMQYYNYLEFYEMYENKLPVSNLSPKWFLENTGFEIYYNSFNLKAKRILDIIFALLIGVCVIPIMIIAAIIIKLESKGPIFFIQERIGEGNKPFKIVKFRSMTTDAEKDGPKWATKNDNRVTKFGKFMRLTRIDELPQLWNVLRGEMSFVGPRPEREFFIKQLEKEIMYYNLRHTVKPGLTGWAQVMYPYGASIEDAYRKLQYDLYYIKNHDIIFDMKILLKTVTIVIFGKGR; from the coding sequence ATGGCAGTAAGTGGAATGAAAAAAAATTATTCCTATTTATTTGGAATATTGATGATTTTAATGTATTTTATAGGACTGTTGCTTATAAATCGTGGACTTGGATTTACAAATGTTATTGTGATTATTTGTTCTATGGTAATTTATTATGTGGCGAATGTTTATAATATGGCAGGAAGATATAGATTACGGGATATTGTGATTATTGTTGGAATTAACTTTATTCTTGTTATGATTACGACATTTTTGCGTATTTTCATTCTGAATGAGGCGATAATTCTGTTTGGGCTGCTTACAATGTTTCAGATTATTTACCGTTATATTATAATGATTGGATTAGCTGAAAAGCAAAGAATTGTTTTTGTTGGTGAAAATGGGTATACAGAAGATTTGCTGGAAAGCATAAAGAAAGATCGTCAATATAAATTATCGAAGTTTTTAAAAGAAACAGATAAAAAAAATATGAATATTTTGACAGAAAAATTATTAAATTTATGTGAAAATAAAAAAGTTGATATAATTGTGGATTTTACAAATAATCTTTTATACGATACAAAACTTGTGGATAAACTTTTGCAGTATAAACTTAGCGGAATGCAATATTATAACTACCTCGAATTTTACGAAATGTATGAAAATAAACTGCCAGTTTCAAACTTGAGTCCAAAATGGTTCTTGGAAAATACAGGTTTTGAAATTTATTATAACAGCTTTAACTTGAAGGCAAAACGGATTCTTGATATAATTTTTGCACTTTTAATCGGAGTCTGTGTAATTCCGATTATGATTATTGCCGCAATAATAATAAAACTGGAGTCAAAAGGGCCGATATTCTTTATTCAGGAAAGAATTGGAGAAGGAAACAAGCCGTTTAAAATAGTGAAATTTCGTTCAATGACAACTGATGCGGAAAAGGACGGACCAAAATGGGCTACAAAAAATGACAATCGTGTTACAAAATTTGGTAAATTTATGCGTCTTACAAGAATTGATGAATTGCCGCAGCTGTGGAATGTGTTACGTGGAGAAATGAGCTTTGTAGGGCCGCGTCCAGAAAGGGAATTTTTTATCAAGCAGCTGGAAAAGGAAATTATGTACTATAATTTAAGACATACTGTAAAACCGGGGCTTACTGGGTGGGCACAGGTGATGTATCCATATGGGGCGAGTATTGAGGATGCTTACAGAAAATTGCAGTATGATTTGTATTATATAAAAAATCATGACATTATTTTTGATATGAAAATATTGTTAAAGACAGTTACGATTGTGATTTTTGGAAAAGGGAGATAG
- a CDS encoding class I SAM-dependent methyltransferase has protein sequence MKIKLNNVSETMLITLYMRATDAKSEKPILNDKKSEEIISQIDYDFSKFKHAWASYYGVLSRAKIMDNEVKKFMEKYPDCVIVSIGCGLDTRFLRIDNGKIRWYNLDLPEVIEKRKLFFEPNERVTDIAKSAFDSAWVKDIKLEGKKLLIISEGVLMYFEEQQIKQFLEILTDNFDSFEAQFDLLYKGTIKMSKKHDTLKNMKVKFSWGVKDGSEVVKLNPKLKQTGLINFTDEMKHHLPGWKKLFVPFFYIFNNRLGIYTFGK, from the coding sequence ATGAAAATAAAATTAAACAACGTTTCTGAAACTATGCTTATTACTTTGTATATGCGGGCAACTGATGCTAAAAGTGAAAAACCAATTTTGAATGACAAAAAATCTGAAGAAATAATTTCACAGATAGATTATGATTTTTCAAAATTTAAACATGCATGGGCTTCGTATTATGGTGTGCTTTCACGTGCAAAAATCATGGATAATGAAGTAAAAAAATTTATGGAAAAATATCCTGATTGTGTGATTGTGTCAATTGGTTGTGGACTAGATACAAGATTTTTACGAATAGATAACGGAAAAATAAGATGGTACAATCTTGACTTGCCAGAAGTTATTGAAAAACGAAAATTATTTTTTGAACCTAATGAACGAGTTACAGATATTGCAAAATCTGCATTTGATTCAGCGTGGGTAAAAGATATTAAGCTGGAAGGAAAAAAATTACTTATTATTTCAGAAGGTGTATTAATGTATTTTGAAGAACAGCAAATTAAACAGTTCTTGGAAATATTGACTGATAATTTTGATTCTTTTGAAGCACAGTTTGACTTGCTTTATAAAGGAACTATTAAAATGAGCAAAAAACATGATACCTTAAAAAATATGAAAGTAAAATTTAGTTGGGGCGTGAAAGATGGAAGCGAAGTTGTAAAATTGAATCCAAAATTAAAACAAACTGGACTTATTAATTTTACTGATGAAATGAAACATCATCTTCCTGGCTGGAAAAAATTGTTTGTTCCATTCTTTTACATTTTTAATAACAGACTTGGAATTTATACTTTTGGAAAATAG
- a CDS encoding AAA family ATPase: MVDKEMMEKNTRNRKPLPIGVSDFKEIVENNYYYIDKTKLIEDILHYRAKVNLFTRPRRFGKTLNMSMIKYFFDMENREENRKLFDGLNISESEYMQEQGQYPVIYISFRNMEEVSWENSYIAIRQLISDMYDEFKFIREDMDERELFYFDNVWFNKDIADWKGSLKALTKYLYEYYGKKAVVLIDEYDTPIIQAYQEGYYKQAISFFKKFYGDAMKDNEYLQFGIMTGILRIAKEGIFSGLNNLKVNNIFSEKYSEYYGLTENEVIEAVKYYGLEYEMEDVREWYDGYQFGETEIYNPWSIINFLDEKKLHPYWIGVSGNKTIYDLLGKADKKVIEDLEKLFVGETVHKAINEYMEYAFNASDIWELFLYSGYLTTDGEKKGELYPLRLPNKEIQTFFRKIFIDRFVGNYTQFSNIVENLKNGKIEEFAKGLQDEILSSLSYFDTEKDEKYYKIFLIGIFIILANDYIRLSERESGYGRADLVLEPKNKINPAYIFEFKVVNNEDELENYAKAGFEQIKEKEYDVELRNRGTDRIVCVGLAFYRKKIKMKYEIMEK, translated from the coding sequence ATGGTAGATAAGGAAATGATGGAGAAAAATACAAGAAATAGAAAGCCATTGCCAATAGGGGTGTCTGATTTTAAGGAAATTGTAGAAAATAATTATTATTATATTGATAAAACAAAGCTAATTGAAGATATTTTGCATTACAGGGCAAAAGTAAACTTATTCACACGTCCAAGAAGATTTGGAAAAACCCTTAATATGTCAATGATTAAATATTTTTTTGATATGGAAAATAGAGAAGAAAATCGGAAATTATTTGATGGGTTAAATATTTCTGAAAGTGAATATATGCAGGAGCAGGGGCAATATCCAGTTATATATATAAGTTTTAGGAACATGGAAGAAGTTAGCTGGGAAAATTCTTATATTGCAATTAGACAATTAATAAGTGATATGTATGATGAATTTAAATTCATAAGAGAAGATATGGATGAAAGGGAGTTATTTTATTTTGATAATGTCTGGTTTAATAAAGATATAGCAGATTGGAAAGGTTCGTTGAAAGCGTTGACAAAATATTTGTATGAATATTATGGGAAAAAAGCTGTTGTGCTGATAGATGAATATGATACACCGATAATTCAAGCTTATCAGGAGGGGTATTATAAACAGGCAATTTCTTTTTTTAAGAAGTTTTATGGAGATGCAATGAAGGATAACGAGTATTTGCAGTTTGGAATTATGACTGGAATATTGAGAATTGCAAAAGAAGGAATTTTTTCAGGATTAAATAATTTGAAAGTAAATAATATCTTTAGTGAAAAATATTCAGAATATTATGGACTTACTGAAAATGAAGTTATTGAGGCTGTGAAATATTACGGATTGGAATATGAGATGGAAGATGTTAGGGAATGGTATGACGGTTATCAGTTTGGAGAAACTGAAATTTATAATCCTTGGTCGATTATTAACTTTTTGGATGAAAAAAAATTACATCCGTACTGGATAGGAGTTTCAGGCAATAAGACAATATATGATTTGTTAGGGAAAGCAGATAAAAAAGTAATAGAAGACTTGGAAAAACTTTTTGTGGGAGAAACAGTTCATAAGGCGATAAATGAGTATATGGAATATGCATTTAATGCAAGTGATATATGGGAATTGTTTTTGTACAGCGGATATTTGACAACCGATGGCGAGAAAAAGGGGGAACTTTATCCATTAAGGCTTCCAAATAAAGAAATACAGACTTTTTTTAGAAAAATTTTTATAGATAGATTTGTTGGGAATTATACACAGTTTTCAAATATTGTGGAAAATTTAAAAAATGGAAAAATAGAAGAGTTTGCAAAAGGGCTTCAAGATGAGATACTTTCTTCACTTAGTTATTTTGATACAGAAAAGGATGAGAAATATTATAAAATATTTTTAATCGGAATATTTATAATACTCGCAAATGACTATATCAGACTATCAGAAAGAGAAAGTGGTTATGGAAGGGCAGATTTGGTTTTAGAGCCTAAAAATAAAATAAATCCAGCATATATATTTGAATTTAAAGTTGTAAATAATGAAGATGAGCTGGAAAATTATGCAAAAGCTGGATTTGAGCAGATAAAAGAAAAAGAGTACGATGTGGAATTAAGAAATAGAGGAACAGATAGAATCGTCTGTGTTGGACTTGCGTTTTATAGAAAAAAAATTAAGATGAAATATGAAATAATGGAAAAATAA
- a CDS encoding acyltransferase — protein MVKNKDRFFNFDILKCIAIVMVLFIHIVASELYNYGTISGNRWMMANIADSFSRMCVPIFVMVSGFFLLRKDEDVKIFFKKRFAKILPKFFVYSVIFFIFTIIFKDVKDNELFSVFFRKSTYKTIISIFFQKESYHNFFSSFFQGKVCYHLWYIYMILSLYLITPFLRKVVAKIERKSINYLVFIWIVFMVLIPFLNVIFKKNIKVYSPAGQYVGYFLIGYLLAEKPLNMKKWQKYTIFLITVVLTVFLTYIFTKSSGKFFDYFYDYHSISVFISAVLLYDFFVNIFDGEKVLAKVKNVIKSVSTKTYDIYLIHPIFLFFCERILKSRMNYFLYIVTAFVIVFLLSFFTSEILNRLYKFLAGINKWREKNGR, from the coding sequence ATGGTAAAAAATAAGGACAGATTTTTTAACTTTGATATTTTAAAATGTATTGCAATTGTTATGGTTTTATTTATTCATATTGTTGCAAGCGAGTTATATAATTATGGGACAATATCTGGAAATAGATGGATGATGGCAAATATTGCAGATTCATTTAGCAGAATGTGTGTACCAATATTTGTTATGGTTAGTGGATTTTTTCTGTTGAGAAAAGATGAGGATGTGAAAATATTTTTTAAAAAGAGATTTGCAAAAATTCTGCCTAAGTTTTTTGTATATTCTGTTATTTTTTTTATATTCACAATAATTTTTAAAGATGTGAAAGATAATGAATTATTCTCAGTTTTTTTTAGAAAATCAACTTATAAGACTATAATTTCAATTTTTTTCCAGAAAGAAAGTTATCATAATTTCTTTTCAAGTTTTTTTCAAGGTAAAGTTTGCTATCATTTGTGGTACATTTATATGATATTGTCGCTTTATCTGATAACGCCATTCTTACGAAAAGTTGTGGCAAAAATTGAGAGAAAAAGTATTAATTATCTAGTTTTTATATGGATAGTATTTATGGTTTTAATACCATTTCTGAATGTGATTTTTAAAAAAAATATAAAAGTGTATTCTCCAGCTGGGCAATATGTTGGTTATTTCTTAATTGGCTATTTACTTGCAGAAAAACCTTTGAATATGAAAAAATGGCAAAAATACACGATTTTTTTAATAACAGTGGTATTAACTGTCTTTTTAACGTATATATTTACAAAATCAAGTGGAAAGTTTTTTGACTATTTTTATGATTATCATTCAATTAGTGTATTTATATCCGCAGTTTTGCTTTATGATTTTTTTGTAAATATTTTTGATGGGGAAAAAGTTTTAGCCAAAGTAAAAAATGTTATAAAGTCTGTATCAACGAAAACTTATGATATTTATTTAATTCATCCGATTTTTTTATTTTTTTGTGAAAGAATATTAAAATCCAGAATGAATTATTTTTTATATATAGTTACTGCATTTGTAATAGTGTTTTTGCTATCTTTTTTTACAAGTGAAATATTAAATAGATTGTATAAATTCTTAGCGGGAATAAATAAATGGAGGGAGAAAAATGGTAGATAA